In Inquilinus sp. Marseille-Q2685, one genomic interval encodes:
- a CDS encoding RidA family protein yields the protein MKTMTAAIGLAAMLAAGGAAAQDVVRHRIPNSDFPIARAVEIPAGKTTVYVSGAVPPVADPNAAKNSVAAYGDTKTQTVAVLTSIEKTLKDLGLGLGDVVKMQVFLVGDPAKDGKMDFAGFMEGYRQFYGTAEQPNLPARSAMQVAALVNPGYLVEIEVTAVRP from the coding sequence ATGAAGACGATGACGGCAGCGATCGGCCTCGCGGCGATGCTGGCGGCCGGCGGGGCGGCCGCGCAGGACGTGGTCCGCCACAGGATCCCGAACTCCGACTTCCCGATCGCCCGGGCAGTGGAGATCCCGGCCGGCAAGACCACGGTCTATGTCAGCGGCGCGGTGCCGCCGGTGGCCGATCCGAATGCGGCCAAGAACTCGGTCGCCGCCTATGGCGACACCAAGACGCAGACCGTCGCGGTGCTGACATCGATCGAGAAGACCCTGAAGGACCTCGGCCTCGGCCTCGGCGACGTGGTGAAGATGCAGGTCTTCCTGGTCGGCGACCCGGCCAAGGACGGGAAGATGGACTTCGCCGGCTTCATGGAAGGCTACCGCCAGTTCTACGGCACGGCGGAGCAGCCGAACCTCCCGGCGCGCTCGGCCATGCAGGTCGCCGCCCTGGTCAATCCCGGCTACCTGGTCGAGATCGAGGTCACCGCCGTGCGGCCATAG
- a CDS encoding cytochrome c: MIVRPAAAILFALLPAAAGAQDAPSPMLSPASAFAEADGAALFANVCQACHMPAGQGAAGAGHYPALAKNANLETGAYPVYVVVHGLKGMPPVGKMMTDDQVAAVVNYLRTHFGNAYADPVTAKDVADARN; encoded by the coding sequence ATGATCGTCCGTCCCGCGGCCGCGATCCTGTTCGCCCTGCTGCCGGCTGCGGCCGGCGCCCAGGACGCCCCGTCGCCGATGCTCAGCCCGGCTTCGGCCTTCGCCGAGGCCGACGGCGCCGCGCTGTTCGCCAATGTCTGCCAGGCCTGCCACATGCCGGCGGGGCAGGGGGCGGCCGGCGCGGGCCACTATCCGGCCCTGGCGAAGAACGCCAATCTCGAGACCGGGGCCTACCCCGTCTATGTCGTCGTCCACGGCCTGAAGGGCATGCCGCCGGTCGGGAAGATGATGACCGACGACCAGGTCGCTGCGGTGGTGAACTACCTGCGCACCCATTTCGGCAATGCCTATGCCGACCCGGTGACGGCGAAGGACGTCGCCGACGCCCGAAATTGA